DNA sequence from the Glycine soja cultivar W05 chromosome 18, ASM419377v2, whole genome shotgun sequence genome:
TAGGTAAATGATTAACACTTATAAGATGCTAAAAAACATATCACGACTTTTTTTTGGCTAAATATCACTGACCTTATCTAGTttaatcaagcaaaaaaaaaaaattcgcttGAAGTAAACTAGCGGTGTGTATAATTGTGTTTtcggtttttaatttttcaaatttattttataaaataactttcaaaaactaatatttagtgagtaaagaatgaagaaaaagatgggaaaaacttcaaaaaaaaaataacattattaagagatgttctaattttattatttaaagaaatacttttaccaaataagttttttaaagcaaaaattagttttaaaaaattcgaaaaaagaaaCCCTAAATCCCCAACTTTCAGGCGAATTTTCCATACTCAGCTACTGACATAAGCATCATGGTTTTAATAATACcataattgataattgataagAGCAACGGTAGCATCCAAtccataacataaaaaatgagcCCTTCTGCCCCCttcttaccaaaaaaataaaataacatatagcATAAAATGCAGAAATAGGGTGGAACAATCAGTGATCAAACAGAGCAAAAACGAGAAGAGAGGAAAATCATGAAGACCCAGATAGATAGTGAAACCTGTCAACTTGAGAAGGGTTGTTCCTGCTTTCCTCCATCTGGATCTGGAAAACCAAagactgataaaaaaaacaaaacaatcaaGAAAACAGAATAATAAAGACAGGTTTTTAGAGCTGAGcctgagagaaagagagagagagataaagaACCTCTTAAAAGAAGTTCACTTTAAGGATGCCATGCTGAGTATATCGGAGAATATGACATCCACACCCTCCATTGTCTCCTTCTTGTCACTGCCCATATACCCATGGCGCGTGCATAAAGAAGTTAACTAACTGACTCAAAATCAGTTTACCATAGgtaataaaatgtattttctaGTCCATTCTTTTTAGAGTTTATtgctaataatatattaataatataaaataattttatagtattatttaattataatttattgatataacttttaaaataattataataacaaaatcaataaatttatcttccATACAtaagttttctcttctttttaacCTATATAATTCTTTTCTCACATAATTATGTTTCATACACTGTTTGAATATAAGcatctttttttcaaaaaagttCAAATGTTAATTCACCTTAATTTGAGAAATTACTATATTATGCTAAACTAAACTACATCAGTtataagatatattttattaaggttacaatttattaaaaattatgtatttgttACATAAATAGTAAGaactataaatttttaaaattttaaataaatttgattaataaaaatatattaaaacaaaaatgttaaagAATTTCACGTAATAATAcagttttaattctttattcttttttgttattagTAAGTTCTATGTGAAGTTTGCCATGTGTCCAAAATTATAATCACATATTAAAAGTTACTGATGATTTCATGTTTtgagtttttaattataaattgaaggtaatattttatcttaaaatagaTGAACATAGGTGAGAGATAATTAATTagtactaaataaaaaaaatctggtGGGAGAATATTAGTTAGTGCAAAATAAAAAGAGtcacatatatttttaactaaaacaaattacaatcacatttatctataatttttttatataaaaaatcgtGAAAATAACTACAACTTCAACCACAACttaaaagtttgattttgtgcaagttttaataaatgaaaaatatacctaagtaatttagttatatttaagagcaaaacatatattttaaaatatatcattaaatgTATTTAACAATTTTTACTCTGCCCGACACTGATTGGTGGCAACTTGTGAAGATGATGGCACGTGAGTTTATGCGCAGTGTGAGTGAGTGAACGAAGAATCACTCGGGTCCCCCATGTATGCATTCTGACTTATCTGCAACCTGTGATCATAGGAAATTTGCTGTGCCTGTACCATCCTCTTATTTAAATAATGCTACATTTTGCAGCCAAATCAcaataattactaattaattacaAGCCTAACTTTGAGTTTATACTTTATACTACAGAGGCTGGTCCAAAATTCTTCTATGTTTAAGATCATACAAaatcacttttttgtttttttaatatctaacagagatatataattatgcaattattggagattaaaaatatgaaaatgttgaTGTAGAGGTCTATCATTATCTGTTCATAGATCAAACGATtctgttaaaaataattgtgttagtttttgtttataataataCACTCTTTCAGTTTAAGGGAAATGAAATTTATGATAACTTGCATAAGATACACAAATTCTTTGATAAAGGAGCTTTGGTCCTTTAAGAATACCGTAGTTGGCAAAAGAGAATGTGTTACAATTCAAAGTATAGATAACTGAATACTGTAACCTACATACAACTCTCCCACTAATAATCTTTCTAACTAGAGTGATCACATAAGAACAGAAACAACCATAACAATCTAATTGCCCCAAACATTCTTTTTTGGGTACAAAGGAAAGAAATCCCAAAATTGGAAGATGTGGACAAAACTGAAAACAAAAGGCAGGAGCAAATACTTCCAAATGTAACCCCAAAAATAGACAAAGAAAAGCAAAACATTAAGGTTGTCGATCTTTTCAACATTTGGGAAGATCAGAGGGTGGAGGTGGCAGCTTCTGATTGCGCCGTTTACCATCTTGGACTATCCATGCCATTTTCAATCCCCAACTAGTGTGCACTTCAAGGTGGCAATGCATGAACCAAACACCTGTTCATGTAAAACCAGCAAAACAATGTTACAAACACTAACAATGAATCCAACCGAAAATCCAGAGTATGGTACTTTTAAGAAAGACTTCGTGTTAGATTAATCCTCCTTTCATATTGAATAATTGATATTAAGGTAGTTTTTCAATGATAATTCCTGTCCTCAATGTGATTTTTAAAGTTTCTCCAAATCAATCttctataaattaaagaaacagGTGTCATGAACTATATCATCAAAGAAGAACTAACTTAATGTTATCTATGAATAGATGTCTAAtatgatattaaatatatattttctaagcaaacaaaattgataaatgagtttaatttatatgcacCATCTGGTATAAAAAATGGGTTGTACattcaattaattagaaattattaatgataatatgTGGTTAGAAGATGATTAACCAATCAGAAATAATTGACGGCAATAATTTGTGATTGGACAAGAGTACATttgaattaaattcaaaaaataaatatatactctTTGTAATTGTATATAGTACCCACCTGGATTGTCAGCAAGAAAGCGCACAGCAACCCACCCACCAGATGGCACACCAGCAGTGTTCCTCTCAGCAGGGTCAACCAGGTTGAACTTTTTGGGGTCCTTTTTGGGGTCAAAGTTTCCATTTCCTTGGCCAACAATGAAGAAGTTGAAGCCATGAAGGTGAAGAGGGTGACTCTCAGCTCCAATAATGCTTGTGTCCTGAAGTACCAACTCCACACTGGTGTTGTATGGCAGCACCACTGCCTTAGTGCCACTACTCACAAAGATATTGCTTGGTGGAGTGCCAGTGTAGTTGAACTTGAAAGGAGGGTTAGCAGGGAAATCAGTGGTGTACACTCCCTTGGACTTGTTGAAAAAATGTGCTTGGAGTAAGGCAATGTTTGGTGTCACAAATGTCACATTGTTAACTGCTGCAGCTACCCTTGTGTTGTTAGGCCCTTGGCATTGTTGGTTTTTTGAGCACTGGCTTATTCCTAAGCCAACAGTGAAGAAGAAGCGCCTGTCCACGGTTTTTGGAACTTTTGCTGGGAATCTTGCACTGGCCAAGCTACGAACCTTGTTGTGGAAGTTCATTGCAAAGACAGTGTCATTGAATTTAGGGAACACTGCTCTAAGAAGTGGAAGCTTCTTGGTGTTTGACTTGCTGCTTGCAAGTGAAGGTTTCTTGTACTCAAGGAACCCTGTGGCTGTGGTGTTGTCAAAAGCAGCTGGACCTGTAGCATAGGGCCTTGTGGATATGGCAAATGTGGCATTTGGTGCCTTGGATTTGGCCTTGAGAAGGACGTTGACGGTTTGACCAGGTGTGATCAGAACAACCTTTGTGCTGAAGGGCTTTACATACACCGCATCAGCTTCCACCATGGTGAGGGTGTGGTTGGCTATGCTGAAGAACATTTCATCATTAAGTGCAGCGTTGATCAGACGAAGCAGATATGTTTTTCCAGGCTTCACCTTGAGCTTGAATGTTTCTGAAGAAATAGACAATTTCACTTAATCGAATGAAACCAATCAATATATTATCAAGAATTGAAATGTTTGTGCTTTTCTTTAGTActgcttttaaatttaatttcaatgcattgtcaatcaatcagaaatcatttttagtatgacttttaagataattattataaaaaaaatcaacaaacttactATATATGacaatttgtgattgaatgatagtttaaaaactatttaaattttgtctGTGCATAGATTATTTACTATTTCTTTACTATATTCTTACCTTTGGCTGCGCAGTTGGAGACAGGACCGGGAAGACCATTGATAGTGTGAGCATCTGAGACATTTGGTGCCAATCCTGTCTGCATTGCTTGATTTATAACAGCTTCTGTGTCTGCTTTCCACCACTCCCCTGCCATTTTATTCAGGTTTGCATATtagagaaaaatctaaagattcCAATATGTAGAGATCATATATAGTACCACTAAATTCCATTATGTGGTTTGGAGGATCTCAACTTACCCAATATGATGGGGACTTCTCTGAAGGGTTGAGGGAATGGGTAAGGGACATGTCTTTTGGGAAGAATGACAATGGGACCATAGAGAGTTGTTCTAAGCCATGAGATATGTGCATGCCACCATAGTGTTCCTCTTTGACCAATGACTGTGAAGTTGTACACAAAACTTTGGCCTGTCTGAATTGGACACTGTGTGATATAGGCAGGTCCATCTGCCCATGCACTTTTCAGTTGGCGAATTCCATGCctgaaaaaattaatcaaatgttGAGAAAATGTTACCATTCAACAATTAATTGCAACAAATTGATTTATAGGgtttaattgaataaaactaTACCAATGAAGGGTAACATTGTATTGAACGTGGTTAACCACTTTAACCATAATTCTGTCACCTTCTCTTGCTATGATTCTAGGACCAGGAAATCGTCCATTGACAGTTACAATGTTCTTTGTTTGGCAAAGCCTTGTGAAGTTTTGCATTTTgatctgaacaaaaagaaaaaggtaaaaagtatTAGTAAATGTAACAAATTGAATTGAAAGCATCTCATTGTATCAAAAACATGTCAATGGAATGCATTACACATACATTAAACTTGTAGTGCCTAGTGACTCTTGCATGCTTTGCATGTGTTAGCTCCGGCAATATCATCAGCGCACATAACACAACAAACATTGCCCTCATGAAGCCTGGCATGTTGAGATAAGCACAACCCATTTCCCCTTTTTCTCTTCTAAATCTTCTTTTGAAGCTCTTCAACTAGACAATTGagtttcttgttttttctttggaTGAAGAGAACAACAAAATGAGGCTGCTTATatagtataaataaaattagtggGATTAGATAATTAGGTGGTTGAAAATGAGATATTACAAACTTTGAATGCCTTCAGCAACAATGTTCTTCCAAACTTGAACCATGCCACTAGCTTGCTAGCTGCTGCCAATGCTTAAGAATATAGAGTACTTTACAAGccagatttttttcttttggaactTCCTCTAACGGTCTAACTTCATTTTCCAAAATGACCCTTGTAATACAAGCAATGGTACATGTAATCACAACTCAAAGATTGGACAATAACAGATTCAAATATAGATAATGCACTTTTCCTCTGTTGTTATGACAATGATTCgtagtaattaataaattaatcttcTTTATTAGTGACGGATCCGGGGCCATTTTGGTCAAATTAGATTATCTTTCCTTCcacatttccattttttttattcgttcCATATTTCTATTTCTGCACTTTGAGtgagaaataaaatagataaaatctggataaacGAAAGGGATTGATCATTACAAATTGGGTTTGATGGGCTTGGTTGTCAGGTAAACCTCAGCCTCCTCCTACCGTTAATACTTGCTAATAAAGGAAGAAAGGGAAAGTTGCATGTTTACATCACATTGTTTCGTTAGCTGTGTCGGTTGTTAATTTCATGCTGTGCTAACTCTAACAGCTTTTGATGTTACGGCAAATGCCATTTAGATTTGTCCTCGAAAATTTTCCTTATATTCTCTCGGACAAGCATTGATTTGTATCTATATATTTATCAGAAGTTAttattaggaattttataattcctaattaattaatgtgtacacatattatattataacatttatattagttatttatattttttatgtattaagtGATTTAATCTAGTTAGTGTATTAAATTATCACTAGAAAATTTGATGTGGGCTTAATGGGCAGAAACTAGTTTGGTCCATTAGGAGATGATGAGAAAcctaataggtttaaaacatGAGACATGATTATGGTCCCTAAGACATCAAATCAAGAAACAAGAAACAGTTTATCCTCTTCTCGTCTAAAGAGAAAACACAGCCCCATAAGGAATAAGGTCATTTGTTGAGAAAtgtcattaaaccaattgtttgCGACTATTCAATGGTCAATCATTATGAATCCAAATATTCCTAAAATTCTTCTCGATAATCTAACTTAATGTGTTCCTAGttattattggtattttataaaagtttcctaaaattccaacaataaaataccaacaagtggtatcagagccactATTACTCTTAGATTATTGAgatttaaagttatttgattCTAATTATACTTGAATTGTTTTGGTTATctgaatccttttttttttggaataacacatattaattgTCAGTAAATTCAGATATTGCCATATTGGATATTTGATTTGAATTCGGGCGATTTGGGTCTATGAACGGCTACTATACATATCGCTTCTGACATATATTTGAGGAAGTTTTTTGCGTATgcagttcttattttttttttttttttatttcttttggttaaaaaaatgggaaaaaagTAATACAATGGAGTACTTAAGCTAGAGGTTAATGAAGAATTTCTCATGCATTTAGTTTTGATCTCACTTCCTTGTACACTTTGCGCAATTCAAAGTGAGCTAACACTCACAAGGACAAATGGTCCTTTAACGAGCTTATATCTCATTGTGTGTAAAAGGAATAGAGGTTGAAGAAAGACAGATATGAAAGTGTTCATGAAGCTTGATCTCTCtaagaataagaaaagaaagaaaaatagggGTGCTTTtagcaaaagaaataaaagaaagataaagaatTTAGTTTCTACTTCTACAAGAAGTCTAGACACATAAGAAAAAGTGTCCAAGATATGCTGCATGGCGTATAAAGAAAGGTAAATCTCATTTGTTCTGAAGTTATTTATTTGCATatctagtaatttttttaattaaattgattggcACGATATATtgtcaaaatagtccctattgTGAAcattgatttgattaaaattatatagattCTTGTATGGAATTATTTATGCAAATTGTGTTCGGCCTAAAGGAAGAGACAATTTGGCAGAATAATTATATGTTTGTGATGGTAAACATGTAGTGATTATAGATAGTGTGATCTTgcatgtgaataatgaaatttCCAAAGACCATCATTATTTGAATgaaataatcatcatataagttttccATGTGAGCAATGGAGTGTCTAAGgacaacctttgtttgacaggACTTATCTccaatgtttgatcaatgcgttgagagtaccacttgtagttagtctttttcaatccaaagattgagGATTAATGATGCGCTAGAtatcttgtttgggtcttgaaatttaccataaagattatgtgtgcattttatgtttattgttctcttttttaattgttgttgtttctacttatatggtttaaattactcatattatTTGAATCCCGAAGTTGCATGTATAAAATTGAGAGTTAGAAAAAAGTCCGTAGAGAGTTGAGGATATTGcataactttttgttttttttttagagaataaaCAAGAGAACAAGATAAGGAATTTCCTTGTTGCTTTTGTAGGATGaggcatatataaaaaaaagtctcaaTTACATTATTTAGTATGTGAAGAATGGTAAACTTATCATTTTTGTTTgctttaaagttattttttctaCCGAATGACGCTAGTGGGTAGATTTTGGTTCTACTACTCACATGAGCATGTCTATATAATGCTACCTATGGAGTCATCTACCAAGTGATAATGAAATATTCATCTATGTAGGCGATGACATAAAGTTGCAGTTGAAGCTATAGGAACTTTTATGTTGCTTTAAAAGactcaatttcatttgaatttggtttaGACATATATTGAGTTGTTTattaaaccaaattttatttctaatttggaaaaattttgttattctagttcaattataaataataaagttagtctctctTGTGATTCAAATGGTGTAAGTTATGAGTTTTTTATGGATATTTAAGTGTTCCTATTGCAAACAATTTTTGGTGgtacaaaacttaaaattaaatgagaatttcGTCACTTTATAACATAAGTGATTAAGTCATATCTCTTAGTAAAGAATTTGGATGCTTGTGTTATAGGAAATTTTGGATCCTTTATATTGGTTGAACCTTATAGTTAACATTGAgtatataaaggaaaaataaacaaacaaaatagaattCAGGTGCCGAAAGAACTAAGGATGTCTTAGAactaatacatacatatattagTGTTTTATTCCTTATGGATTCAtggaataagaaaatatattttattatgttcatagatgattcctatttatttaaattatgagaagAAATTTTGGCCTTTAAACATTTAGTCTTTCAAAGTtgaagttgaacttcaactAGGAAAGAATATTAAGGTTGTCAAATCTGACCGTGGGGAATACTATGGTAGATATGACATAAGGTGCAACGTTTGTAGTCCCTCATGTGTTTTCTTcaataattgtgaaattgtttTACAACATATAATGTTAGGCAAACCTAGCAtgaaaaaagttgcagaatgaTGAAATTAGACTTGTCTAGATATGGTAAGAagtttgattcttctctaccaaAGTCACTTTGGGGGAAGACATTAAAGAATGCAATTTATGTCTTTTTAGGGTACCAATTAAAGTAGTCACTAATAACCCCTATAAGTGTGAGCCAAGGAAATCCCAGCATTATGCATATGCACATTTGGGGATTTCTAGCCGAAATAATGCCTTATAGGCTGCATGAAGGTAAGCTAGACTTAAAGATAattagttacaatttttttgttacatttaaagTTCTCACATGTACAAGTTTTACAATCTCACATTAAGATCATGTTTGAGATGTGCAAGAGTCCTTGAGGAAATTGAGTTTGAAGGGAAAGGAAATATAAGGAGTGTTGTCTTTAAAGAATAACCTATTATTGACAATAGATAAATCTTTGTACTTACCATTGTTCAAGAAACAgatatgataattaaataatgatgttaCTCCCAACATTATTAAAAGACAAGACAACACTGAGATTCCCTCTCAAGCACCACCTAAAGTTTAAACTTAATAGCCTGAAGAAGTGTCATTAAGAGGATTTActagagaaaggaaaaatataatttgatatgattgtgttatatttatttaataacatgaatatgacattaggttgaGTGAGAAGGCCTAATCGAATTTAGTCAAGTCATGTTGTGCTCTAACTCTCAAGTGGATTGATGtcataaatgatataataaaattgatggTTGAACATGACATTTGGGATATCGTCAAATTGCCTAAAAGTGTGAAGCCTATAAGTTGGAGATAAATATCTATAGTCGGATTCAATGGGTAATATTGAGATGTATAAAGTTTGTCATGTCGCCAAAAGTTTTACAAGAAGGAATGCATTAATCACAAAGAGACTTTCTCTCTGGTTTCTTAGAAAGACTCTCTTAAGACTATAATGACATTGTAGatcattttgatgattgttttgaaTAGATGGAAGTAAAGATTACGTTTCTAAATGgaaaaattgatgaaataatttatacagTGCAACCAGAAAACCTTGTTTAAGATGATCCAAAGTCTATGGtatgcaaactaaagaaatccaTTTATGCTCTTAAACAAATCTCTCGTCTATGGTATAGTAAAATTCATCAAGATTATTTCTTATGATGTTGGGGTAAATTTGGTTCATGTGTAGGCATGGCAATGGAGCCCGAACCCGCCCTAATTTTGACAGGGAAAGCCCAAGTTGACTGGGGTCAAGTTCGAGTTTTCCCTAATAGCCAAAGTCGGGTTCGGGTAGGGGATAGGATTATTAATACCTGAACCCGCCTTgctaattattaatttacaaaaatatccctacatatatataacatactAAAACCTGAAACCCTAAACCTAATTTCAAAACAACCTATTTAGACTCCACAAGTCCTAGTCCGTTGGTGTGTGCCTGTTGGTCCGACTCCATGGATCTCATTGCCGTCACGGTCCTCATGGAGGCTACTGTGTCCTTTTCAACTTCTGTGGTTATTTggttgtaaggtattttctttgGTTCCTCTTTATTCTTGTTTCTTTATTTAGGCCATCTTCTCTATTTTTAGGTATCTAATTTGAGAAACCTACTCTGTTTGGGTCTTTGGAAATTGCATTTATGTGtttcaatgtttatttttaggAATTTGAAGGTCTGCAATCTCCTCaaagcctttgagaaacacccTACACCCTTGAACCCTTGCATGAAATCTTCCTTGTTGTAATCTCTTCAAAACCAGGTTTGTTTACTGTTTCTGTGTGGTGTTGTAGTAGAAAAATAGATTATGAATGAAGTATGTTTACTCAAGAATTATGTTTACTATTGCTAGCATGAATTATTTATCTCTACCATTTGTAAATTATAATAAGCTTGACATAGCATAATGACATGTTTTctaaaatgggtggaagccggATGTCGTTGTTTTTGGTTGATGATGGTATTGTGGTCAAAATTGCAAATTTGATTATGGGATCAATATCACACAGTCCTGTGATTTTTTATGCTCCCTGCAATCTTAATCTACATGAAAAATGCAACTTGGTGTGATCAATAGGATTGCATGATTTTGGATGTAGAATCTAAGGAATTGGACGATCCTACTATGCATAGGAAAAAATCCATCCCAATCCAATTGGAAAAACCCCTTGAACATTGTTTCCTTGTTCATTTCAACTTGTCTAAATCTTATTCTCTTTTCTGCAGTTCAGATCTGCATTCATCTTATATGGCTCTTTTCCCCTGTTTGAGTGGTTATGGTTTGACTGATTTGCATATATGCACAAGATCAACTTACCCtaaatgtgaaattttttaaaacgcCTATTGTAactttatacaaaatattaattttatcaattcaacTGTTAGTTTTAAAGTTCTCATTGAAGTCTACAAAATTGGttataatttagaaattaattgaTACTTCAATGCACCACTTCATTTTAATGTACTTATGTATAGTAtgctgtcagaccctaatttcgtccggggattatcgTTCGCTGGTATTTATATTCTTGTTAGTCGAATTATGATAATGAGCGCCAGTTACAGTGCGAAGTGAGAGAATActcagtgttttgatcaaggATACCAAAATATACCAATgaagggggcaaaagggtctttttctttatttttctggaCCCTAGCTCACCCAAGCTAgcatctggctcgcctgggccatgGAATTACCTCCTGGctaagcaaccagctcgccgCTCGAAgcttgcctaggcgagctgcAAGTGCCCCAAAGTGACCCTTTTCCTATAATTAGGCGTGCTAGGAGGGCTAAGAAAGGGTTCCAGCATTCAACATTGAAAGGAATTTAGAGGattaagagaaaagaagaagaaagaagaggaaacgaagctGAGGCGCTATCGAATCGCGACCGTGATCAATCCCTACAtcgtttcttgttttgtgttcttcgtgcgatagtcggttagttttgtttttttaaagatttgaatgtgatctatgtacccttaggggtcctcctttgttattttgtgcatattcatctcctccatctatcatcgttaatctcgtttttttttttgtaaaaatgtaatcttaaccgatcattaGTGTCGTAAGTTGtcttttaaagagattgaaagttaataaacaaaaccaagataaaattaACGCATAACTTAATTTCACTCCGTCAaagtcacttgagatcgttcaaGGCCCAATGCCTTAACGACCCTTTTTGTTCtagttaattaaaaagaatctttcaaaagcataaaaccaatttgacacaaactttctcactt
Encoded proteins:
- the LOC114396522 gene encoding laccase-17-like, yielding MGCAYLNMPGFMRAMFVVLCALMILPELTHAKHARVTRHYKFNIKMQNFTRLCQTKNIVTVNGRFPGPRIIAREGDRIMVKVVNHVQYNVTLHWHGIRQLKSAWADGPAYITQCPIQTGQSFVYNFTVIGQRGTLWWHAHISWLRTTLYGPIVILPKRHVPYPFPQPFREVPIILGEWWKADTEAVINQAMQTGLAPNVSDAHTINGLPGPVSNCAAKETFKLKVKPGKTYLLRLINAALNDEMFFSIANHTLTMVEADAVYVKPFSTKVVLITPGQTVNVLLKAKSKAPNATFAISTRPYATGPAAFDNTTATGFLEYKKPSLASSKSNTKKLPLLRAVFPKFNDTVFAMNFHNKVRSLASARFPAKVPKTVDRRFFFTVGLGISQCSKNQQCQGPNNTRVAAAVNNVTFVTPNIALLQAHFFNKSKGVYTTDFPANPPFKFNYTGTPPSNIFVSSGTKAVVLPYNTSVELVLQDTSIIGAESHPLHLHGFNFFIVGQGNGNFDPKKDPKKFNLVDPAERNTAGVPSGGWVAVRFLADNPGVWFMHCHLEVHTSWGLKMAWIVQDGKRRNQKLPPPPSDLPKC